Part of the Actinomyces howellii genome, GCCACGACCTGTGCGCCCGCGTCCTGGACCACGTGCGCGACACGATGGTGCGCTTCCAGGAGGAGACCGGGCACCTCTACAACCTGGAGGCCACCCCCGCCGAGGGCACCACGTACCGCTTCGCCAAGGAGGACCGCAAGCGCTTCCCCGGCATCCTCCAGGCCGGCACCGACACCAACCCGTACTACACGAACTCCTCCCAGCTGCCCGTGGGCTACACCGACGACCCCTTCGAGGCCCAGGAGATGCAGGAGGAGCTCCAGACCAAGTACACCGGCGGCACGGTCCTCCACCTCTACATGAACGAGCGCGTCTCCTCTGCCCGGGCCTGCAAGGAGCTCGTGCGCCGCTCGCTCACGGCCTTCCGCACCCCCTACATCACGATCACCCCGACCTTCTCCGTCTGCCCGACCCACGGATACCTGCCCGGGGAGCACACGACCTGCGAGAAGTGCGCGGCGCTGCACCCCGAGGCCGACCCCGTCGCCTGCGAGGTGTGGACCCGAGTCATGGGCTACTTCCGCCCGGTGGAGTCCTTCAACATCGGCAAGAAGGGCGAGTACGCCGAGCGCACGATGTTCACCGAGGACGCCGCACGCTCCCACGGCGACGCCGTCTCACGCCTCGCCCCCGCGCGGGCGTGACACCCGAGCCATGATCCGCGAGGTCGGTCGGGCGAGCGGGAGGGACGGGAAGGTCCGGCGGGCGGCGCCGGGAGGCCAGGAGACCGGGCGGGCGGCGCCGGGAGGCCAGGAGACCGGGCGGGCCGTGCCGGGAGGCCAGGAGACCGGGTGGGCGGTGCTGGGTGGCCGGGAGGCCGGGTGGGCGGTGCTGGGTGGCCGGGAGGCCGGGCGGGCGGTGCTGGGTGGCCGGGAGGCCGGCCGGGCGGTGCTGGGTGGCCGGGAGGCCGGCCGGGCGGTGCTGGGTGGCCGGGAGGCCGGCCGGGCGGTGCCGGGAGGCGAGGAGGCCGGGCGGGCCGTGCCGGGAGGCCAGGAGACCGGCCGGGCCGCGCCGGGAGGCGCGCCGGCCGCGCGGGTGCCCGGAGCCCGCGCGCCAAGCGCGCCTGACCGCGACCACGAGCCCGAGATCGAGGCCCCCGGGCTCGATGCCCACCGGCTTGAGGCCCCCGGGGCTCGCGCGCCTGAGCCCGTCAGGCCTGCGCCCCGAGGTCCCGCGCCGGCCGCGCCGTCCCCCGGCGACCGCCCGGCCGAGGACCTCGTCATCGCCGGGCTCGTCCCCCTGTCGACGGTCGACTGGCCGGGGCGGCTCGTCGCCACCGTCTTTTGCCAGGGGTGCCCCTGGAACTGCTTCTACTGCCACAACCGCGCCCTCATCCCCACGCGGGTGCCCGGCCTCGTCGACTGGTGGGAGGTGCGCGACCTGCTGGCGCGCCGCCGGGGTCTGCTCGACGGCGTCGTGTTCACCGGCGGGGAGGCGCTGCGCCAGGACGCCCTCGCCGATGCCGCCGCCGAGGTCAGGGCGGAGGGCTTCGCCGTCGGGGTGCACACTGCCGGCTGCTTCCCGGGAAGGCTGCGCGACCTCGTGGCGCGCGGGCTGCTCGACTGGGTGGGCCTCGACCTCAAGGCGCTGCCCGAGCACTATGAGGCGGTCGTCGGAGCCCCCGGCGGCGCCAAGGCGTGGCAGGCCCTGGACGTCCTCGTCGACGCGCGCGCCCGGGGCGGGCCGGCCTTCGAGGTGCGCACGACGGTCGTTCCCGGTGACGTGACGGCGGCCGACGCGCTCGAGGTCGCCCGCCGTGCGCACGCCGCGGGAGCGCGATCCTTCGCCCTCCAGCAGGCGCGCGCCACGGGCACGAGCGGGACCTTCGCCGTGACCGTTCCCGGGTGGGACGCCGAGTGCGAGCGCCTCGCCGAGGCCATCGAGGCCCTGGGCTGGGAGGAGTTCACCTACCGGGCCGCCTGATGCGTCGGGTCGGCGGAGGGCCCGGGCGGGCTCCGGTGGTCGGGCTTGACCAGTCAGAGGAGGATCATC contains:
- a CDS encoding anaerobic ribonucleoside-triphosphate reductase activating protein encodes the protein MAGLVPLSTVDWPGRLVATVFCQGCPWNCFYCHNRALIPTRVPGLVDWWEVRDLLARRRGLLDGVVFTGGEALRQDALADAAAEVRAEGFAVGVHTAGCFPGRLRDLVARGLLDWVGLDLKALPEHYEAVVGAPGGAKAWQALDVLVDARARGGPAFEVRTTVVPGDVTAADALEVARRAHAAGARSFALQQARATGTSGTFAVTVPGWDAECERLAEAIEALGWEEFTYRAA